The Myxococcales bacterium genome contains a region encoding:
- a CDS encoding DNA cytosine methyltransferase: MGYKRAGYDVVLANDIDPEMAWHYKRNLHPPEYRLCPIKDLADQLPPSAFGVDLLDGSPPCSTFSESGLREKAWGKKKHFREGQAAQVLDDLFFDFLDLAEKVRPRVIIAENVRGMVGGQSKGYVKLIFSRLRAIGYRPQLFYIDASRCGVPQRRDRVFFCAQRDDAPARKLTIVADSAPVSAIEALSDIVLTEAERVETKPGNNDLKWWPLTVPGNSYRDTREAQGDSGILWNHMKAQGTTPVRTLTAGDGAFTHWAECRTFAGREWIRLGSFPDDYEAKSPKILKYLIGMSVPPKMAEVVARAVKEQWLS, encoded by the coding sequence ATGGGCTACAAGCGCGCGGGTTACGATGTCGTGCTCGCGAACGACATCGATCCTGAGATGGCGTGGCACTACAAGCGGAACCTTCACCCGCCCGAGTACCGGCTTTGCCCGATTAAGGATCTTGCGGACCAACTTCCGCCGTCGGCCTTCGGGGTAGACCTGCTCGACGGCTCGCCGCCTTGCTCGACGTTCTCCGAGTCGGGTCTCCGCGAGAAGGCATGGGGAAAGAAGAAGCACTTTCGCGAAGGGCAGGCGGCGCAGGTCCTTGACGATCTGTTCTTCGACTTCCTTGACCTCGCGGAGAAGGTGCGCCCGCGCGTCATCATCGCGGAGAACGTTCGTGGCATGGTCGGAGGCCAGTCGAAGGGTTACGTGAAACTCATCTTCTCGCGCCTTCGCGCCATCGGCTACAGGCCCCAACTCTTCTATATTGACGCCTCCCGCTGCGGCGTTCCGCAACGACGTGACCGCGTGTTCTTCTGCGCGCAACGTGACGATGCACCGGCGCGGAAGCTGACGATCGTCGCGGACTCCGCGCCGGTCTCCGCCATCGAAGCACTGTCGGATATCGTACTGACCGAAGCGGAGCGCGTCGAGACGAAGCCGGGAAACAACGACCTAAAGTGGTGGCCGCTCACGGTGCCGGGCAACTCGTACCGGGACACGAGGGAGGCGCAAGGCGACAGCGGCATCCTTTGGAATCACATGAAGGCGCAGGGCACGACGCCAGTTCGGACGCTGACCGCGGGAGATGGTGCCTTCACGCACTGGGCCGAGTGCCGAACGTTCGCCGGTCGCGAGTGGATCCGTCTCGGCTCCTTCCCTGACGACTACGAGGCGAAGAGTCCGAAGATCCTGAAGTACCTGATCGGCATGAGCGTCCCGCCCAAGATGGCCGAAGTGGTCGCGCGCGCGGTCAAGGAACAGTGGCTCTCATGA
- a CDS encoding DNA-packaging protein, with product MSEQSPRVKTIERLLAALGPDGARAALAKSHEALSNVELAALGHMWEGHWARPAQLPPAGAWLNWIFLTARGWGKTAAAAPAIVSMLERGEVREMGMAAQNDVKTYDVNVLGLIEASPPRFVPKWIDGEAKLVWPNGAVAYAYTPEAPQNIRSKNLHLCWLSELQSWPTATREEAYINFRFATRKGRARMIVDATPKAGHPILRRLLRMAERDPVANVVVRGSMRENYAHLAPAAVRALIEEFEGTTAGREELDGEMSLESDEAVTVTLELLRERRRAAPARYLRRVISVDPATTSKAGSDTTGIADLGLGADRMAYVIADHSGRHTARVWGALVIDLYLGGRCDCVVVETNKGGELVAQNIRAEVGDKGIGVVVLAKDQATPPHNPRVIYVREVYARRDKSDRAKPVTTAYERGRVWHVAGANLASLETTLTTWVDGPRVVSPGDLDALVHGVVELLGLATERVDHSGGTRGIMTAQRELMKPTRGAALTSMLVGARGRGRTI from the coding sequence GTGAGCGAACAGAGCCCGCGCGTCAAGACGATCGAGCGGCTCCTCGCCGCGCTCGGGCCGGACGGCGCGCGCGCCGCGTTAGCGAAGAGTCACGAGGCGCTGAGCAATGTGGAGCTCGCGGCGCTCGGGCACATGTGGGAGGGGCACTGGGCGCGCCCTGCGCAGCTCCCGCCGGCGGGCGCGTGGCTCAACTGGATCTTTCTCACCGCTCGAGGGTGGGGCAAGACGGCCGCCGCGGCCCCCGCCATCGTGAGCATGCTCGAGCGCGGCGAGGTGCGCGAGATGGGCATGGCCGCGCAGAACGACGTGAAGACGTACGACGTCAACGTGCTCGGGCTCATCGAGGCGAGCCCGCCGCGCTTCGTTCCGAAGTGGATCGACGGCGAGGCTAAGCTCGTGTGGCCGAACGGCGCCGTGGCCTACGCGTACACGCCGGAGGCGCCGCAGAACATCCGCTCGAAGAACCTGCATCTTTGCTGGCTCTCCGAGCTGCAAAGCTGGCCGACGGCAACACGCGAGGAGGCCTACATCAACTTTCGATTCGCGACGCGGAAGGGCCGCGCGCGCATGATCGTCGACGCGACGCCGAAGGCCGGGCACCCCATCCTGCGCCGGCTCCTGCGTATGGCGGAGCGTGACCCCGTGGCGAACGTCGTCGTGCGCGGGTCGATGCGCGAGAACTACGCGCACCTAGCGCCCGCGGCCGTGCGCGCGCTGATCGAGGAGTTCGAGGGCACGACGGCAGGACGCGAGGAGCTTGACGGCGAGATGAGCCTCGAGTCAGACGAGGCGGTTACGGTGACGTTGGAGCTGCTCCGTGAGCGCCGGCGCGCGGCGCCCGCGCGGTACCTCCGCCGCGTGATCTCAGTCGACCCGGCGACGACCAGTAAGGCCGGCTCGGACACGACCGGGATCGCAGACCTCGGGCTCGGCGCCGACCGCATGGCCTACGTGATCGCGGACCATTCGGGCCGGCACACGGCGCGCGTGTGGGGCGCGCTCGTGATCGACCTCTACCTCGGCGGCCGGTGTGACTGCGTCGTCGTCGAGACGAACAAGGGCGGCGAGCTCGTGGCCCAGAACATCCGCGCCGAGGTCGGCGACAAGGGGATCGGCGTCGTGGTGCTCGCGAAGGATCAGGCGACGCCGCCGCACAACCCGCGCGTGATCTACGTGCGCGAGGTGTACGCGCGCCGGGACAAGTCGGACCGCGCGAAGCCCGTCACGACGGCCTACGAGCGCGGGCGCGTGTGGCACGTCGCGGGCGCCAACCTCGCCTCGCTCGAGACCACGCTCACGACGTGGGTGGACGGCCCGCGGGTGGTGTCGCCCGGCGACCTCGACGCGCTCGTGCACGGCGTCGTGGAGCTCCTCGGGCTGGCGACGGAGCGGGTGGATCACTCGGGCGGGACGCGGGGGATCATGACGGCGCAACGGGAGCTGATGAAGCCCACGCGCGGGGCGGCGCTGACGTCGATGCTCGTGGGCGCGCGTGGGAGAGGAAGGACGATATGA
- a CDS encoding Mu-like prophage major head subunit gpT family protein, with product MGQEFNLISSDAQRALEDFAQDFALALTQPGVEQWAKENGLYRSSRALRTTYPVPVSAAGYAEFKGDVKYRDIFQKSLSLTPKTWQDGVAELASVIEAPDFIGWTSEPAAIAAAASALLNQIIADALAANATCWDGSAFFADAHPFNVFDVDVGTYDNDFTGAGTTLTAANLKLAKSRMRDIKAPNGKPLGLRLTHLLIPSALEETAKDLLEQDMVIQAVGSTFAAVDNRHKGTVKMIISDELADDAQWYGLGLNKPGMVPWIVQDEGAPEEIRSDKSSHLYQTTLKVGVAYVLRGNGVLALPQCMQRWAGAA from the coding sequence ATGGGTCAGGAATTCAACCTCATCAGCTCGGACGCGCAGCGCGCGCTCGAGGACTTCGCCCAGGACTTCGCCCTCGCGCTCACGCAGCCCGGGGTCGAGCAGTGGGCGAAGGAAAACGGGCTCTACCGCTCCTCGCGCGCGCTCCGGACCACGTACCCCGTCCCCGTCTCGGCGGCCGGTTACGCCGAGTTCAAGGGCGACGTCAAGTACCGCGACATCTTCCAGAAGTCGCTCTCGCTCACCCCGAAGACCTGGCAGGACGGCGTCGCCGAGCTCGCCAGCGTCATCGAGGCGCCGGACTTCATCGGCTGGACGTCGGAGCCTGCAGCCATCGCGGCGGCCGCCTCGGCGCTGCTCAACCAGATCATCGCGGATGCCCTCGCGGCAAACGCGACCTGCTGGGACGGCTCGGCCTTCTTCGCTGACGCGCACCCCTTCAACGTCTTCGACGTCGACGTCGGCACGTACGACAACGACTTCACCGGCGCGGGGACCACGCTCACCGCGGCGAACCTGAAGCTCGCGAAGTCGCGCATGCGCGACATCAAAGCCCCGAACGGGAAGCCGCTCGGGCTGCGCCTGACGCACCTCCTCATCCCGTCCGCGCTCGAGGAGACTGCCAAGGACCTGCTCGAGCAGGACATGGTGATCCAGGCGGTCGGCTCCACCTTCGCGGCGGTCGACAACCGGCACAAGGGGACGGTCAAGATGATCATCTCCGACGAGCTCGCCGACGACGCGCAGTGGTACGGCCTCGGCCTGAATAAGCCCGGCATGGTCCCCTGGATCGTGCAGGACGAAGGCGCGCCCGAGGAGATTCGCTCGGACAAGTCGAGCCACCTCTACCAGACGACCCTCAAGGTCGGCGTGGCCTACGTGCTCCGCGGAAACGGCGTCCTCGCCCTCCCGCAGTGCATGCAGCGCTGGGCCGGCGCGGCCTGA